CCTCCTTTTTCTTCTGGTCATTTTCCTTCACCCATTTCAGGAAGCTGTCTCGGCTCTTAGAGTGCTTAATATGCTCAATATGCACATTAATTCTCTTGGCAAGGATCTTGCCCTTGACTTGCTTGTTCACAACAATGCCAACAGCATGCTGAGTGACATTGTAGACTCTTCCAGTCTTCCCATGGTAACATTTATGAGGCATTCCTTTTTGGACAGTACCCATTCCCTTTATGTCTACAATATCACCCTTCTTGTAGATTCGCATATACGTGGCCAATGGAACAACTCCATGTTTTCTGAAAGGCCTAGAGAACATGTACCGGgtgcctctcttctttccctttgtgCTTGTCATCTTGGCAAATTATTGGAAGATGGTGGCTCTGGCCGAGAGGGAGAATTTAAACTCTTATTGgaaacttccatggttataaacaaTAATCTATAATAATTcctttccactttcccctttgcaactccaccctTCATCATATACCCACCCTCTCacaattattctctcttttattttaatatcatcatctttttctcctattatgatggacttttgtaggtagttccaggcactgtgaggtcatggctattcAGGTCATATTCTGTCAGGAAGAGTGCATTGCAAACAGTCCTgccttccctttggctcttacattcttttttttttttaatatttttttgtccattttttatttatttattatttgagagcgacagacacagagagaaagacatatagagggagagagagagaatgggcaggccagggcttccagccactgcaaacgaactccagatgcgtgcgcccccttgtgcatctggctaacgtgggacctggggaaccgagcctcaaactggggtccttaggcttcacaggcaagcgcttaaccgctaagccatctctccagccctcttacattctttttgctacctcttccacaatggatcctgagcatTGGCagctgtgacagagatgtttcagtgctgaacactcctctgtcacttcttctcagcactatggtaccttttgagtcatctcagaagtcactgccatctgaaaagtgaagcttctgtaaccaaaagtgagagtagcattaatatataggtatggacattaggagaagtgcttaccaggcagtttggtgagcaaaatatatgcatttagccagacatcagtagacattacacccccagggctcatgacctcccccatcataggttttcagtataagatatatattccctcacatggagtgggcctctagtccaattagagggtggttggtttcccccataatagacatgccactatttcacccattggctcatttggcttggctggccaaacttaaggcttgcagtatccaatGCTGTTtacctccactgatgacttctctctctcccataaggtTGCATGCATTATTGCTTTTTCAaactttctatcagctggtctatagacaggaggatttcagctcagctccagcaagctttctcagtgaccttgcagcccaagcatgtggagtcttcagcaatagagtcttaccatctatacctggttggaaaccaagagccttggcaatgatctgtaatgttttaggggcatcagggacctccctggacaacaactcactggaaggtctcccatccctggcactgaaatttttctagtaacgctctatggcttctggatgtgatATTGTCCGAAAAGTAGTTTCCATGCTCCTTATTCATACTCTCTTAGACTTTAATTAATCCTCCCCTGACCCTTCCTTTACTCCATTgcttcccctgacatcacttaggccattccacccccccAGTAATCTgatcatctacttacatatatgtaatatcatCCCATTAagtcctccctctttccctttctagcCCCTTTCTAGCTACTAGCCTCTActattgagttttattccaattcatacataaatataagcaactgtagctaggatccacatatgagagagaatatgtaatggttggctttctgggcatgggttacctcactaagtataattctttccagatctacCCACTTCCCtgataatttcataatttcatttttcttcattactgactagaactccattgtataaacataccatatcttcattatctattcatcagttgagggacatctaggctgttttcaattcctagctattgtcaatagagtggcaataaaccaATGTGAAAGTATTTCAAAGGTAGTGAGCCaagtccttagtatatatgcctatatgcctaggagttgcATAGCTGGGGCATATGGTacatctattttcagctgtctcaggaacctccatactgatttccacagtgtctGTACCAGttcacactcccaccaacagtgtagaaatgtTCTTTTCCCCCACATCCTTACTAGCATCTATTGTcatgtgttttcttgatgatagccattttggcAGCAATGAGATGTaatttcaaagtcattttaatttgcatttccctgatggttaaggatgtagaacaaatTTTTAGATGTTTAGATCCCATGTGCATGTCTTCTTTTGCAAACTCTTTATttacttccatagcccattttttaaaaatcactgaatGCATGTATTATTACTGTGCAAACAAACTGTTTAGATATCATGATCTGAGAGTACCTGTTCATTGACATTTTTTATCAGCTATGGaaatactcagtatgtaaacagcacatgttgctaccattcttaccctcatccctgtctcccttcttccaaagggaccctccttgttggggatgccagttacctcatggggattgtgggttgtgcattgtggtaGTAGCCACAGTTGTGGGGAAGAGCCCCATTTTTAgttgggctgtttgatttcttattacttaggtttttgagttctttgtatatcctggatattaatcctctgtgtatgtatagctgacaaagattttctcccattctccagggtgcctctttgctctattcataatgtCCTTtgcttgttgttagtatataggaatgctactgatttctgtgtgtttattttgcatcctgttacactgctaaaagtgtttatcacctctaacagtttattggtagagtctttagggtcctttatgtatagaatcatatcatcttcaaataatgataatttgaccccttgctttccaatttgtatcctttgtatgtgtgtctcttgccttattgatatagataagacttctagtactatattaaataaaagtgttgaCACTGGACagtcttttcttgttcctgattttagtggaaaagcttcatgttttttttttttccacttagtattatgttggctgtgggcctttcataaatagcctttattatgttgagatatgttccttctattcccagtttctgtaggacattTACCATGttggatattgtattttgtcaaatgccattTCTGCACCTATTGATACgatcatgggatttttgtccttcaattcacttatatactgtattacatttattgatttgtgtatgttgaaccatccttgcatctctgggataaattttggaatgaataattttttttctttctttctaggtagggtctcactgtatcccagactgacctggaattcactctgtagtctcagggtggccttgaactcacagagatcctcctacctctgccatcttacctggcagTCCATTACTTAAATttgatatttaaatattcttGCTTTCTAATGATTTCTCCTATAgttcctttctgtttcctttactttttttttaaaaaaagaaacacattatttatttattttagagacagagagagagtaagatatatatagagagaaacagagagagaatgggaaagccagggcaTTTTactactccaggtgcatgtatcactttgtgcataaggctttacatgagtattggggagtcattggcaggctttgcaagcaagtgcttttaacggCTGAGTCATCTCCTAGCCCCATTCTTTACCTTCTTGTGGGTTACTTGTTTTATAAAATTCTATTTTGACTTATCTACAGTGTGTTTAAGTGTATCTTTGGGATAAACTTTTTAGGGATTGATACAGattctatgcatatatatatatatatacacatatatatgtatacacacacacacacacacacacacacacacacacacacacacacacagacggtggtagtttgaatgtatgtctctcATAGATTTAGGTCTTTTCATAAAGCTtgaaacttgggtctccagcagcctggctgaaggaggtatcACTAGGGGCAAATCCCGGGGCCCAACCCAAAGGATCTTTAAGCCTGaagtaaatcccttcttccaatcaactgtctgtttggaagttcatcccagcattgtgggaCTAtctactatacacacacacatgtgcacacacataaatgtatatatattcatgtatgtatgtatgtatgtatgtatgtatgtatgtatgtatgtatttcataACATTATACTTATTATCATGCCCTTCTTTGAGTCCTTCTGTCCTTCCACATTTAAATTATCTTAAATGCCTTTTCTCTATATCTTGAAAACCATAGCTAATATGTTTAGAAAAGTCAAGAGGAACAGCAATGTCTATGATTATCtatattttcaatgtttttatttttcttccttttttcttatgTCTAATGATTTCTTTCTATTATTCTTTAAATCATTTGCTTTTGGTTTAGAAAGCTTCTCATATCCACAGTAAAAATTCAGGAGCCATATGGGACAAGCAGACACAGAGCTGAGGTGCCTAAGAGTTCCTAGACTATGCAACATGATGCATGTGGCACAGAAGTGGCCAGGTGGACTGTCAGGTCAGCTCAGAAGTTTATAAGAGTGCAGGACTGTGACACTGTGTGATATTATAGGCTATGGTTATTTTCTGCCTTGCATCTGTCAAAGTTCAACATATGGCTTTTGTCATGCTCCTCCTGTGgaacttgtttttaatttatttgctcaGGAAGTCTCAATTTTCACACTGTGTTTGGTTTCCAGAAGAAACTGATTCTGATATTATTTTCCGGCTCATCTGATTAGGTTCTGTCAAAGTCCAGTGGTTTTCTACAGGTCATCTAGTGTGAGTGAGTCAGAAGCCATGGCTGCTGAATCATAAATCTATAATGCATATGGCTCCTGCCTCTACTGTGGCCACCAGGTCATCTCCTTCCTGAGCATGAGAAAATCCTGGCTACTGAATGGGAAACATACTTCAGAGAAGCAAACAGTAAGTGAAAAATAGACTTGAGACTTTCTGAAGGGAAGATCTTACTTAATGAAATGAGCATTCTATTGGTCTCTCAGGCAATCAGGCAATCTTTTAGGTAAAGTTTCTCAATGGGGTGTCCGGTCATGCTGAGCTGCTACAaatggattacaggtgtgtctcAGATACTGATCCCTTTGCTTCTTGAGGCAGCCAGGCAGGTCCTGGGCTCTCTGGAGTTATAGCCTACTTACCTCCAGCTGTAAAGAGCTTCTTCGTTTTACCCCATGGACCTGGGTACAAGGCATTATTTTCTTTGCATACCAAGAACAGAAAGAGGCCAAAAAGCATGTGTGAGAGAAAGTACTCAGTGTGTAGCATCCCTTGTGAGGTGATGTTTCTTGATGCTGTGCTAAAATCCACCTAAGTTAAGACTATTGTGCTTTTTTAGAGTGTGGGCTTTTCTGTGGAAAGTGTGACTAGTCTCAGAGGGCATAAAGGACCCAGATAGAAGGAACAGGACTTTGTTCACAATTTGTGAAATTCTGGAATGAAGATGGTATTACTAAAAGCCCAGAAAGATGAATTGGTGAAAAGTTAATAACACTAATTATTTTACACAGTTGggttaaaaattaagaaatgaataTACTTTCAAATTATGAAGAGAGAGCTCCAAAATGTTTCCATAAGGTCACAATTACATTTCCTCACCATTCCTCAGGGAAGGTATAGAACTCAGAGGACCTTCATTATTCCAACAGATAACCATATCCATTTAAGAGCTCTTACATTATGGTCAAGGACAGAGTGTCCAACCTTCTGAGGGAGCCCTATTACCTTAAGTTCGGTTGggtcattttttccttttcttcacagGCCATATCCAGTGTTCTTTAGTCCATGTGGTCTCTGATCATCTAGCCAAGTATCTGAGAGCAGAGATGATTTCTGAAGTCAGCTTTCTGAGACATCAGTGGAGAAATAGGTTTGTTACCTGATGAACATCTAACAATTTGAATACTAACAGAAGTTTCTTCCTCATATTGGAGTTCCTCAAGAGTATGTAAAGAGATTTACTTGGATTATAGCATGAGTAATGGGAGGagatcaaggtaggacagaaataGGAGGCAGCAGAATCTATGGAATAATTGACAGCAGAGATGAAATACCCATGTGGGTGTGGGAGCAGACAGTCACTGATAGAGGTCATAGAAACTCCATTGCTTTCTGTTTTGTCATTGCTGCTGGTaacattattatcatcattaacattcatatgagggagaacatgtggtgcttggctttctgggcctgggttatctcacttagtataatcctttccagatccatccattttcctgaaaatttcataacttcattttttctttaccactgagtagaactccattgtataaatgtgccacaacttcattatccactcatcagttgagggacatctaggctggttccatttcccagctattatgaattgagcagcaataaacatggttaagcatgtacttctaaggaaatgggatgagtccttagggtatatgcctaggagtgctgtagctgggtcatatggtagatcaatttttagctgtcttaggaaccttcacactgatttccccaaatggctggaccagattgcattcctaccaacagtgtagaagggttcctctttttccacatccccgccagcatttatgatcatttgttttcatgatgttagccaatctgacaggtgagatggaatctcaatgtagttt
The genomic region above belongs to Jaculus jaculus isolate mJacJac1 chromosome 5, mJacJac1.mat.Y.cur, whole genome shotgun sequence and contains:
- the LOC101594774 gene encoding 60S ribosomal protein L21-like → MTSTKGKKRGTRYMFSRPFRKHGVVPLATYMRIYKKGDIVDIKGMGTVQKGMPHKCYHGKTGRVYNVTQHAVGIVVNKQVKGKILAKRINVHIEHIKHSKSRDSFLKWVKENDQKKKEAEEKGTWVQLKRQPAPPREAHFVRTNGKEPELLEPVPCEFMA